CACATGTCAACCGCTTCTTCGAAGTCGTGGGTCATGGGCTTTTCTATATATACATGTTTGCCAGATTCCATGGCGGCAATGGCAATTGGTGCGTGCCAGTGGTCTGGCGTGGCGATTACAACAGAGTCGATATCATTCCGCTCTAGAAGTTTTCGATAATCTTTATAGGCATAGGAACGAGGCAGATTGAGAGCATTTCTTGAGTTTTCTAGGCGCTTGTCCCACACATCGCAAACGGCGACTATTCGGATGTTTTGCTCTTCCTGCATGCCTTTTAAGTGATTGAGGTGGCCTTGCCCCATGCCGCCGACGCCTATTATTCCTACGTTGATGCGGTCATTTGCTCCCAGAACCTTGGGAGATGGAAGTGATTCACCTGCCTGAAGATTCGTGGGAACAATTGAGCCCGCTACAACCCCGGCGGCAGTTACGCCCGCAGCTTTAATAAACTCTCTGCGACTTAGTCTTTTCTTTTTTTGCTTTTCAGACATAGAATTGCACTCCTTATACTTATTTTAGCTCAAACCAGTCTGGCTGGTAGGAAATTTTAGTCCCCGATAGGATTGCCTCGTTAGCTTTGATGGCGACCACCGCTGCTTGGTAGCCTTCGAGTGCTCCGCAGGCTGGTTTGGAACCTTCTCGGATGCTCCTGGTAAAATTCTCTAGCGCGCAATATAAAGCTTCTTTGGTTGGTTCAACTGAACCTTCCTTGCTTGGTTCTTTGCCTGCTTCAAGCAGTTTAGTCGAATCAGCGACCATGCAAATGCCGGTTTCGTCGAAGCATTGTTCTTTCTTGGCGTATACTTCCCATCCAAGCAAGGGTGAGTCTGCTTCTTTTATCATCCAAGCTCGTTTCTCGCGCATCATAAGGCTGCTATTGCTTCCCTGGAACAGTGTATACGCGTTGCTGAATGAGTTGGCTAGCGTGGCTGAGAATATCATGCGCACGTTCTGTGGATATTCAAAGATACACTGTATCGTATCAGGTACATCGCGGCCATCATTCCAGTTTATTATTGAGCCAAACCCGATTACAGCGGTGGGTAGCGAGTTAAGATACCAATTTGCTAAATCTAGATGGTGAATTCCTGTTTCTCCAACTAGGCCAACAGAAGTCTTATTGGAAATTCTCCAATTGAGTTCTGCCTCGCGTTCGGGTGTTGGAGCCATGCGTCGCCAGCTATCTTTCTTGTGCCACTGGGCATGGACCATTGCAGTATTTCCGAGAACGCCGGCCTTTACAAAGTTGGAGACATGCTTGTAAAGAAGGTTCGACCGCCCTTGCTGTCCAGCATAGAATACCTGCTTTGCTCCCTGTGCGGCCATCGCAATGGCCTTTGCATCCTCTATGGTTGAAGCAAGTGGCGACTCACAGTAGACATGCTTGCCGGCTTGCAAAGCCGAAATTACTATGTCTTTATGCAGGTGAGTTGGAGTTGCTACAATAACGGCTTCGACATCAGGCGATTCCAACACTTTCTTGAAATCAGTGAAAGTTCCAGCATTTGGTGCAATTTCCTTTCCTTTATTTAGGAAGGGTTCGTAGGTATCGCAAATTGCCGTTATTTGTGCTGAGGGCATTTTAGAAAGTGTTGATAAAATTTCTCTTCCCCATTGGCCAATTCCGACAACTCCGAACTTCACTGGCGGTCCTGCTACCGCGGTTTCAGTTGCCCCTTCTGCTGCAAAAAGTTCCTCTGCAGCAAAAAGAAGTGCCATTGAAGCTGCTGCACCTTTAATGAAATCTCGCCGATCAATTGCTCCATTGCTCATAGTTACTTCAGCACCTTGATTCTAATATTTCTAAATGCAACCGGGCCATGATCTCCTTGAAGCATAATTGGCCCTGGTTCATTTACTTTATCATCCAATGCGCCTCCCGTTGGCGCGCTAAGCTCCTGGTTATCAATGATTTTTATTCCGTTTAGAATTACGGTTACTTTATTGCCGATTAGTTTGGCTTCGACGGTCTGCCACTCCCCTGGGGCTTTGCTAGCGAATTGGGATGGCGGAATTAGACCGTAAATAGCACCGTTGCCGTGAACGTCGGGGGTTTTTCTATCGAAATCATCGAGAATTTGTATTTCATAACGCCCGCGCAGATAGACGCCGCTGTTACCGCCTTTTGGAATCATGTACTCATAGCGGATGATAAAATCGCGGAATTTTTCATCGGTGATTAAGTCTGAACCACCTTTCCCCATAACCAACATTCCGTTTTGCACTGTCCATGGAGTGGCACCTTCGCGCCTTGGATGCCAGCCTGTAAGGTCTTTGGCGTTTAAGAGCGCTCGAAAGCCCTCTTTCTTTTCTTGCTTAGTAACGGGTGCAGGTGGTGGCAGTGGTTTTGCGTCTCCTTTTGCCAAGCCGAGAACCCATCGAATGCCGCCACGGAGGTGCTTTTTGTAATTCTCAGTTTGCATTAAGTCTTCTCGATGGCCAAGTGAGGTGTAGAAAACACGTCCTTTTCCGTACTGGTGTACCCAGGCAATTGGGTAGTCGCCTGGTTCACCTGAGTTTGGATGCTTATCCAGTGCAATAAGTACCCGGACTTTATCTCTTGACCAATCTTTTAAGAGGTAAA
The genomic region above belongs to Armatimonadota bacterium and contains:
- a CDS encoding Gfo/Idh/MocA family oxidoreductase → MSNGAIDRRDFIKGAAASMALLFAAEELFAAEGATETAVAGPPVKFGVVGIGQWGREILSTLSKMPSAQITAICDTYEPFLNKGKEIAPNAGTFTDFKKVLESPDVEAVIVATPTHLHKDIVISALQAGKHVYCESPLASTIEDAKAIAMAAQGAKQVFYAGQQGRSNLLYKHVSNFVKAGVLGNTAMVHAQWHKKDSWRRMAPTPEREAELNWRISNKTSVGLVGETGIHHLDLANWYLNSLPTAVIGFGSIINWNDGRDVPDTIQCIFEYPQNVRMIFSATLANSFSNAYTLFQGSNSSLMMREKRAWMIKEADSPLLGWEVYAKKEQCFDETGICMVADSTKLLEAGKEPSKEGSVEPTKEALYCALENFTRSIREGSKPACGALEGYQAAVVAIKANEAILSGTKISYQPDWFELK
- a CDS encoding ThuA domain-containing protein, with protein sequence MLQTPNLKAISTLAFAFCFSMFFLGSTLALPSSPKKSVLVISVTKGFRHSSIPLGEELIRKLGTESGEWEVDFVRTDEEMALKMTATALKKYDAIVFNNTSGDLPLPDKQGLLDWVKAGGGVVGIHAATDTFRERGDSPGWAGFREMMGGQFVSHGPQSEVELLIQDPKHPATKELPSKFKVTEEIYLLKDWSRDKVRVLIALDKHPNSGEPGDYPIAWVHQYGKGRVFYTSLGHREDLMQTENYKKHLRGGIRWVLGLAKGDAKPLPPPAPVTKQEKKEGFRALLNAKDLTGWHPRREGATPWTVQNGMLVMGKGGSDLITDEKFRDFIIRYEYMIPKGGNSGVYLRGRYEIQILDDFDRKTPDVHGNGAIYGLIPPSQFASKAPGEWQTVEAKLIGNKVTVILNGIKIIDNQELSAPTGGALDDKVNEPGPIMLQGDHGPVAFRNIRIKVLK